A genomic stretch from Buchnera aphidicola (Brevicoryne brassicae) includes:
- a CDS encoding Mur ligase family protein, with the protein MISLSLKKIAKITNGNLYGSDLLIDKIVIDTQKITPGCLFIALIGKKFDGHIFIQDAIFKGCSAIITQNNIKYCISHIIVKNTSVALGQIASWVRQSTNAKILAITGSCGKTSVKEMTASILRQSGNTVSTIGNLNNNIGVPITLLQLTKKHQYGVIELGANQPGDIFYTTNISQPEVILINNIYYAHLEGFKSLLGVSKAKSEIFSGLKSNGTVIINLDSHHLSQWKKNIDKKNILYFSIKKKKLVIFFLVMLKFI; encoded by the coding sequence ATGATTTCTCTGTCCTTAAAAAAAATAGCTAAAATTACCAATGGAAATTTATATGGATCAGACTTGTTAATAGATAAAATAGTTATTGATACTCAAAAAATTACTCCAGGTTGCCTTTTTATTGCATTAATAGGTAAAAAATTTGATGGTCATATCTTTATACAGGATGCTATTTTTAAAGGATGTTCTGCAATTATAACACAAAACAATATAAAATATTGTATTTCTCATATTATAGTAAAAAACACATCTGTTGCTTTAGGACAAATCGCTTCTTGGGTCCGACAATCAACAAATGCAAAAATATTAGCTATTACAGGTTCTTGCGGTAAAACTTCTGTAAAAGAAATGACAGCTTCTATATTAAGACAAAGTGGAAATACAGTATCTACTATTGGTAATTTAAATAACAATATTGGGGTACCTATTACTTTATTACAACTTACAAAAAAACATCAATATGGCGTGATTGAATTAGGTGCTAATCAACCAGGTGATATTTTTTATACTACTAACATCAGTCAGCCAGAAGTTATATTAATAAATAATATTTATTATGCTCATTTAGAAGGATTCAAATCGCTTCTAGGAGTATCTAAAGCCAAATCGGAAATATTTTCTGGTCTTAAATCTAATGGTACAGTCATTATAAACTTAGATAGTCATCATCTTTCACAGTGGAAAAAAAACATAGATAAAAAAAATATTTTATATTTTTCCATCAAAAAAAAAAAATTAGTGATTTTTTTTCTAGTAATGTTAAAATTCATATAA